One window of Dysidea avara chromosome 11, odDysAvar1.4, whole genome shotgun sequence genomic DNA carries:
- the LOC136239586 gene encoding receptor-type tyrosine-protein phosphatase mu-like isoform X3 encodes MITNVVHSNSGSYVCTVNSGSISVMSNTAIVTVYAPKPVIITHPTNKTVNALKDVTFMCQASDISYGGKVTYSWHCYNSTIPNTRSRGQNTDTLTITRAIPPDEGLYYCFASNDAGSTSSRAAFLMVNDRLAITARPAHQTVREGEAATFTARANGIKTNDVVYQWWKMSKDDSPVIMGNDPTLTITRVNNEHEGTYYCIVTNKWGRMVTSNYLILVVQAALSVFTLHPHDQTATINGNVVFECAAKGSESLNINWLKNNSTVRNTRKVDTKSSRGGKGSILTIKNVTVSDMGCYQCRAINSDGETVLSNKAELLIIPSIVTHPSSIAVLIGQPVSLTCSATGPSIVYQWRKNGVTLSGGNLNMLTIYKTKESDEGTYQCIAINKAGNVTSRQAVIIIYDKPKVVQLAHQSHGVLGEEFKITCSATNDRDAQDMTFAWIVPDGVDDFVIMTSKDDHYTASSTLYISKLARSDYGTYKCLVTNNGTKNDESVVTSTVVIVEAERSSQPLNVTVTNEDVTSIVLSWSIPTYPKGIISYYIVHYSDGDSSKEEQVYNFNGSYNLRKLRPSTNYSIYVTAVRLVGDTGIVVEGNWSVLVNGTTLVRDPTKESSSQTVMVVGIAVGGVTMICLLVIIIIASLLYFYQKRILKHTMHVNTDVNKGNIDMNEKVFNEEDLSALKSQPSIKSEGKIIPLVNLISTKEVKTSVGQPTTLTHEYSGLLESDVQWLKDNEPVNHPILKDGSLYIPHTELFDQGEYALVIMTDNSVFSVIYNVQVFDPKMPLDVSVSHTAQKVEDFLMLLTSMDSAKLDAQYNSLIVDASFTQHAANIPVNVDKNKYKNILPYDHSRVVLSQESQVAGEDYINASFIDGYGEKKAYIASQGPKDTSVIDFWKLIWEQNIRTVVMLTRIVEAGKFKCYQYWPSKGSKLYGNIRVTTVDEVQLANYCTRRFTIEQILNGRSIKVYKVHQFHFSAWPDHGVPSYSSDILEFHKRINKQHQRRTNSPMLVHCSAGVGRSGTFIAIDTEIQRIRQEGIVDVYNCVQKMRFWRGAMIQSTAQYEFVYTSLLEYISCGDTSITGAADVKQKVKELSILDHAVNKTGFQLQFEKLNNNSPKEADFKYTAAMAHKESNRHQRFLPPDVSRVMLTKNPHYITACYVNGYRHSKAYLVGQGPMQSTVVDFWTMIWEKQSHAIVMLGQLQENGKEASFKYWPSKNETVEFQHFSIVVVSEDPNDRPFVRYTLKVSNTQEDSTRTVTLLQYQCWSADTCPNNPSHIIDIIEELDCVQRKIGNSPITVHCSDGVGRSGTFCALVNCINRFKVEQTLDVFQAIDSIRTQQPAAVQTVEQYEFIHHVIVFLLDRYSVYSNFTVL; translated from the exons ATGATTACTAATGTAGTGCATAGCAATAGTGGTagctatgtgtgtactgtgaacAGTGGATCAATATCAGTGATGTCTAACACTGCTATCGTCACTGTGTATG CTCCTAAACCAGTGATCATTACTCATCCAACGAATAAAACAGTTAATGCACTAAAAGATGTGACATTCATGTGTCAAGCTTCAGATATTAGTTATGGTGGTAAAGTGACATACTCATGGCATTGTTACAATAGTACTATTCCAAACACACGGTCAAGAGGACAAAACACTGACACACTGACAATCACTCGAGCTATTCCACCTGATGAGGGTTTGTATTATTGCTTTGCTAGTAATGATGCTGGTAGTACCTCATCTAGAGCTGCATTTCTGATGGTGAATG ATAGGTTAGCCATTACTGCTAGACCAGCTCATCAAACCGTTAGGGAAGGTGAAGCTGCTACGTTTACAGCAAGAGCAAATGGAATAAAAACAAATGACGTTGTGTATCAGTGGTGGAAGATGAGTAAAGATGATAGTCCAGTAATTATGGGGAATGATCCAACGTTAACAATTACTAGAGTCAATAATGAACATGAAGGAACTTATTACTGTATTGTTACAAATAAGTGGGGGAGGATGGTAACTTCTAACTATCTTATTTTGGTTGTTCAAG CTGCATTGTCGGTGTTCACTCTTCATCCACATGATCAAACTGCTACTATCAATGGTAATGTAGTGTTTGAGTGTGCTGCTAAAGGAAGTGAAAGTCTGAATATCAACTGGTTAAAAAATAATAGCACTGTTAGGAATACTAGGAAGGTTGATACTAAGTCTTCCCGTGGTGGAAAAGGCAGTATCCTGACAATTAAGAATGTTACAGTTAGTGATATGGGATGTTATCAGTGTAGAGCAATTAATAGTGATGGTGAAACTGTGCTATCTAACAAAGCTGAACTATTAA TTATTCCAAGTATAGTCACTCATCCTAGTAGTATTGCAGTGTTAATTGGCCAGCCAGTCAGTCTCACATGCAGTGCAACTGGTCCTAGTATAGTGTACCAGTGGAGAAAGAATGGTGTAACATTATCTGGTGGCAATTTAAATATGTTAACAATTTACAAGACTAAAGAATCGGATGAGGgcacatatcaatgtattgctaTTAACAAAGCTGGAAATGTTACATCTCGCCAAGCAGTGATTATAATTTATG ACAAACCCAAAGTTGTTCAATTAGCACATCAATCACACGGAGTATTAGGTGAAGAGTTCAAGATCACTTGTAGTGCTACTAATGATAGAGATGCTCAAGATATGACATTTGCATGGATAGTACCTGATGGAGTTGATGACTTTGTCATAATGACTAGCAAAGATGATCATTATACAGCATCATCCACTCTGTACATTAGTAAGCTTGCTAGAAGTGATTATGGAACTTACAAGTGTCTTGTGACTAATAATGGAACTAAAAATGATGAAAGTGTAGTCACTAGTACAGTGGTGATAGTTGAAG CAGAACGTTCGTCCCAACCACTGAATGTAACTGTTACCAATGAAGATGTCACATCAATAGTACTAAGTTGGAGTATACCCACCTATCCTAAAGGGATTATTAGTTACTATATT GTTCACTACAGTGATGGCGACAGTTCTAAAGAAGAACAGGTCTACAATTTTAATGGTTCATACAATCTAAGGAAACTCAGACCATCCACTAATTACAGCATttatgtaacagcagttaggCTGGTAGGAGATACTGGGATAGTAGTGGAAGGAAACTGGAGTGTACTAGTTAATGGGACAACTTTAGTCAGAG ATCCAACAAAGGAGTCCTCATCACAGACTGTTATGGTTGTTGGAATAGCAGTAGGAGGTGTAACTATGATATGTTTACTAGTGATCATCATCATTGCTTCACTTCTTTA TTTCTATCAGaaaagaattttgaaacatacTATGCATGTAAACACTGATGTCAACAAAGGTAATATTGACATGAATGAAAAAGTCTTCAATGAAGAAGACTTGAGTGCACTCAAATCACAGCCATCAATAAAAAGTGAAGGAAAAATAA TTCCACTGGTCAACTTGATATCAACAAAAGAAGTAAAGACTTCAGTTGGCCAACCAACAACACTAACTCATGAATATTCTGGTTTACTGGAGTCTGATGTGCAGTGGCTTAAAGACAATGAGCCAGTCAACCATCCTATACTAAAGGATGGATCCTTGTACATTCCCCATACTGAACTATTTGATCAAGGAGAGTATGCTTTGGTTATCATGACTGATAATAGTGTGTTCTCTGTAATATATAACGTTCAAGTGTTTGACCCCAAAATGCCTTTAG ATGTTAGCGTTAGCCATACAGCTCAAAAAGTGGAAGACTTCTTAATGCTGTTAACATCAATGGATAGTGCTAAACTTGATGCTCAATATAATTCATTGATTGTTGATGCCTCCTTCACACAACATGCAGCCAATATACCTGTCAATGTGGATAAGAACAAATACAAAAACATCTTACCTT ATGATCACTCTCGTGTGGTGTTAAGCCAGGAGAGCCAGGTAGCTGGAGAAGACTACATCAATGCTTCTTTCATAGAT GGTTACGGTGAAAAGAAGGCATACATTGCCTCACAAGGACCTAAGGATACCAGTGTAATTGACTTCTGGAAGTTGATATGGGAACAGAATATCAGGACAGTTGTTATGTTGACAAGAATAGTGGAGGCTGGCAAG tttaaATGTTACCAGTATTGGCCTAGTAAAGGATCTAAACTGTATGGCAATATTAGAGTGACAACTGTCGATGAAGTACAGCTTGCTAACTACTGTACCAGGAGATTTACTATTGAGCAG ATTTTAAATGGCAGAAGTATCAAAGTTTACAAGGTCCATCAATTTCATTTTAGTGCTTGGCCAGATCATGGTGTGCCAAGTTACTCCAGTGATATTCTGGAGTTTCACAAAAGGATTAACAAGCAACACCAGAGAAGAACAAACTCACCAATGCTTGTACACTGCAG TGCTGGAGTCGGTCGTTCAGGAACATTCATTGCTATTGATACTGAAATACAACGCATCAGACAAGAGGGCATTGTAGATGTGTACAATTGTGTACAAAAGATGAGGTTCTGGAGAGGTGCCATGATCCAGTCAACA GCCCAGTATGAATTTGTGTACACTTCCTTACTGGAATACATCAGTTGTGGGGATACTTCTATTACTGGTGCTGCTGATGTTAAGCAAAAGGTCAAAGAACTGTCCATACTTGACCATGCTGTAAACAAGACTGGATTTCAGTTACAGTTTGAG AAATTGAATAATAATAGTCCTAAAGAAGCTGACTTCAAATACACAGCTGCTATGGCACACAAGGAAAGCAATCGTCATCAGAGATTTTTACCAC CTGATGTGTCTAGAGTGATGTTAACCAAGAATCCCCATTATATCACTGCATGCTATGTCAAT GGGTATCGTCACAGTAAAGCATATCTAGTTGGACAAGGCCCCATGCAATCAACAGTAGTTGATTTCTGGACCATGATATGGGAGAAACAATCTCATGCAATAGTGATGTTAGGCCAGTTACAAGAAAATGGAAAA GAAGCTTCATTTAAATACTGGCCAAGCAAAAATGAAACTGTTGAATTTCAACACTTTTCCATTGTAGTAGTCTCTGAAGATCCAAATGACAGGCCATTTGTACGATACACTCTGAAAGTCTCAAACACACAGGAG GACTCAACAAGAACAGTCACCCTACTGCAATATCAGTGTTGGTCTGCTGACACATGTCCCAATAACCCATCTCATATTATTGACATAATTGAGGAGCTGGATTGTGTCCAACGTAAAATAGGAAACTCTCCAATCACTGTACATTGTAG TGATGGAGTGGGTCGCTCAGGAACATTCTGTGCTTTAGTCAATTGTATAAACCGTTTCAAAGTAGAGCAGACATTAGATGTGTTCCAAGCCATTGATTCTATCCGTACACAACAACCAGCAGCAGTGCAGACAGTA GAGCAATATGAATTCATCCATCATGTGATTGTATTTCTTTTGGATCGTTATTCAGTATATTCTAACTTTACTGTGTTGTGA